GGGTCAAGGACCACGCGAGCCGCGAGGAGTGGGACGCCGCCCTCGCCGCGGCCGTGGCGGCGTACGAGCCCGACCTCGTGATCTCGGCCGGGTTCATGAAGATCGTGGGCAAGGAGTTCCTCGCGCGCTTCGGCGGGCGGTTCGTCAACACCCACCCGGCCCTGCTGCCCAGTTTTCCCGGCGCCCACGGCGTCCGTGACGCGCTCGCGTACGGCGCCAGGGTCACCGGCTGCACCGTCCACTTCGTCGACGACGGCGTCGACACCGGGCCGATCATCGCGCAGGGCGTGGTGGAGATCCGGGACGAGGACGACGAGAGCGCGCTGCACGAGCGCATCAAGGAAGTCGAGCGAAGGCTGCTCGTCGAGGTCGTGGGGCGGCTCGCCCGCAACGGCTATCGCATTGAGGGACGAAAGG
This Streptomyces misionensis DNA region includes the following protein-coding sequences:
- the purN gene encoding phosphoribosylglycinamide formyltransferase; translation: MAANPVAKRLVVLVSGSGTNLQALLDEIERTGAQAYGARIVAVGADRDGIEGLARAERAGLPTFVCRVKDHASREEWDAALAAAVAAYEPDLVISAGFMKIVGKEFLARFGGRFVNTHPALLPSFPGAHGVRDALAYGARVTGCTVHFVDDGVDTGPIIAQGVVEIRDEDDESALHERIKEVERRLLVEVVGRLARNGYRIEGRKVVIQ